From the genome of Streptomyces xanthophaeus:
CGTTACCCTGCGTTACCTGAAGAACGTCACACCGACGCGGCCGAGGGGCCCCCGCCCGCCCCGTCGTCCAGGTCTTCGAGGTCCTCATGGCTGTCCGACAGCCACTGCGGAATCACCGTCGAAAGCCCGTACGCACCGCGCAGCGTCCGCTCCGTCTCCAGGGACATCGCCGCCAGCGCCCGGTCCCACTGCTTGTCGAACTCCGCCGGCGTCCTGGCCTGCGAGGCGCGCTGCCACTGCGCGCGCGCCGCCTCGATCTCCTTCAGCTGCGCCGCAGCGGCCTTCTCCAGCCCCGCCCGGGCCGCCTCCCCCTGCAGGAGCTTCGCCTCGGCGCCCAGCGCCGCATGCACCTCCCGCGCCCATGCCTGGTACGCGGGCAGCGCGTCCTGCACGTCGTCCTCGGGAGGCCGGCTCATGACGAACTCGACGGAGTTGGCGGCCCGCAGGAAGGCCGACTGCTCGGGCTTCAGCATTGCGGCGTCCTTGCGCAGGCTGCCCCGCCACTCCTCGTCGGTGGTACCGATCACGCAGAGCAGCGTCCGGTCCCCCTCGCGCCAGGACCGGCCCGAGGGCGCGTAGTAGAACATCTCCGCGTACTCGGGCAGCGCCCACGTGTCCATCGCGTACTCGTCCTGGGCCTTCCAGCACGCGTCCTCGGACGCGCGGCCGGCCCCACGCGACTCGGGATCGTCCGATGCCTCCAGCGCCTTGGATGCGGTGACCTCGCCGTGGTGCACCTGCGCGCAGTCGATCCGGTACGTCACGGGCCGCTCGTCGACCAGGTCCCCGCCGGGAACGTTGAAGCAGTCGCCCGCCCGGAGGTCTTCGAGGTCCGTGAGCTCGCCCTCGACGTCGGAGAACTCGCTCAGCGAGTCGAACCCGCCGTCGGCGGCGCTCAGGACCCGCTCGGCGGTGAAGACCAGCGCGCCGGTCATCACCACGGACACCAC
Proteins encoded in this window:
- a CDS encoding DUF4190 domain-containing protein; protein product: MSTPPSPPPGPGHSWPPPPPQQGWGWGPPPGHGQQPPALNGFALAALLSGLLCLPPLGIAFGIAALVQIAKRGDRGKALAIVGLVVSVVMTGALVFTAERVLSAADGGFDSLSEFSDVEGELTDLEDLRAGDCFNVPGGDLVDERPVTYRIDCAQVHHGEVTASKALEASDDPESRGAGRASEDACWKAQDEYAMDTWALPEYAEMFYYAPSGRSWREGDRTLLCVIGTTDEEWRGSLRKDAAMLKPEQSAFLRAANSVEFVMSRPPEDDVQDALPAYQAWAREVHAALGAEAKLLQGEAARAGLEKAAAAQLKEIEAARAQWQRASQARTPAEFDKQWDRALAAMSLETERTLRGAYGLSTVIPQWLSDSHEDLEDLDDGAGGGPSAASV